The Mycobacterium paragordonae genome includes a region encoding these proteins:
- a CDS encoding glutamine synthetase family protein — protein sequence MDRQKEFVLRTLEERDIRFVRLWFTDVLGFLKSVAIAPAELEGAFEEGIGFDGSSIEGFARVSESDTVAHPDPSTFQVLPWATRAGHHHSARMFCDITMPDGSPSWADPRHVLRRQLQKANDLGFSCYVHPEIEFFLIKPGAEDGTEPVPIDNAGYFDQAVHESASKFRRHAIEALEFMGISVEFSHHEGAPGQQEIDLRFADALSMADNVMTFRYIMKEVALEEGVRATFMPKPFGQHAGSAMHTHMSLFEGDVNAFHSDDDPLQLSDVGKSFIAGILEHASEISAVTNQWVNSYKRLVHGGEAPTAASWGAANRSALVRVPMYTPHKTSSRRIEVRSPDSACNPYLTFAVLLAAGLRGVEKGYVLGPQAEDNVWDLTPEERRTMGYRELPSSLDNALRAMEASELVAEALGEHVFDFFLRNKRTEWENYRSNVTPFELRSYLSL from the coding sequence ATGGATCGGCAGAAGGAATTCGTCCTCCGCACGCTGGAAGAGCGCGACATCCGTTTCGTCCGGCTGTGGTTCACGGATGTGCTCGGGTTCCTCAAGTCCGTCGCGATAGCGCCGGCTGAACTCGAGGGCGCATTCGAGGAGGGCATCGGCTTCGACGGGTCGTCCATCGAGGGCTTCGCGCGGGTTTCGGAGTCCGACACCGTCGCACACCCTGACCCGTCGACCTTCCAGGTGCTGCCCTGGGCCACCAGGGCCGGCCACCACCACTCCGCGCGGATGTTCTGCGACATCACCATGCCCGACGGTTCACCGTCCTGGGCAGACCCTCGGCACGTGCTGCGGCGCCAACTGCAGAAGGCCAACGACCTCGGCTTCTCCTGCTACGTGCACCCCGAGATCGAGTTCTTCCTAATCAAGCCCGGCGCCGAGGACGGCACCGAGCCCGTTCCGATCGACAACGCCGGCTACTTCGACCAGGCGGTGCACGAGTCCGCGTCGAAGTTCCGTCGCCACGCCATCGAGGCGCTGGAATTCATGGGCATCTCGGTGGAGTTCAGCCACCACGAGGGGGCACCCGGACAGCAGGAGATCGACCTGCGGTTCGCCGACGCGCTGTCGATGGCCGACAACGTGATGACCTTCCGGTACATCATGAAAGAGGTTGCGCTGGAAGAGGGTGTGCGGGCGACGTTCATGCCCAAGCCCTTCGGCCAGCACGCTGGTTCGGCGATGCACACCCACATGAGCCTGTTCGAAGGCGACGTCAATGCCTTCCACAGTGACGACGACCCGTTGCAGCTGTCCGACGTCGGCAAGTCCTTCATCGCCGGGATCCTCGAGCACGCGTCGGAGATCAGCGCCGTCACCAACCAGTGGGTGAACTCCTACAAGCGGCTCGTCCACGGCGGCGAGGCGCCCACCGCCGCGTCCTGGGGCGCGGCCAACCGCTCGGCTCTGGTCCGGGTGCCGATGTACACCCCGCACAAGACGTCCTCGCGGCGGATCGAGGTGCGCAGCCCTGACTCGGCCTGCAACCCCTATCTGACCTTCGCGGTGCTGCTGGCCGCCGGACTGCGCGGTGTGGAGAAGGGCTACGTGCTGGGTCCGCAGGCCGAGGACAACGTCTGGGACCTGACGCCCGAGGAACGCCGCACCATGGGCTACCGCGAATTGCCGTCGAGTCTCGACAACGCGCTGCGCGCCATGGAGGCTTCGGAGCTGGTCGCGGAGGCGTTGGGAGAGCACGTCTTTGACTTCTTCCTGCGCAATAAGCGCACCGAGTGGGAGAACTACCGCAGCAACGTGACGCCGTTCGAGCTGCGCTCCTACCTGTCGCTGTAG